The Methylobacterium durans nucleotide sequence GACGGCCAGGACCTCTGAAAGATGCTCGGGCCGTGCATGGACGATCAGCCCGGTGACGTGGTGTTCGTCGGCGGGCGCGGCGCTCGCGGCCGGACGGCCGGACAGGAGATCCCGGCGGGACCACGAACTCGGTTCACGCATCCTCGCCTCCTAGACGGGTCCCGGCGGACCGGTGAACGCGTAGTATATCCAGACCAGGAAGCCCCATCCGGCCACCACTCCGATCGCGATGAACGGCCAGATCAGGACGGCGAGGACCAGAAAGGTCAGGATTTCACGCGTCCGGCTTGGCTGCGCAGGGGTGCTGCGCCCCAGGGGTTCGATCCGAGCGGCCGGCTGCTCTGCCATCAGTCATGCCCCGGTACGGCGTGTCGCCGATGCTCGGTATCGGCAGGCGCGGCCATGCAGGTCCGGACCATCGGAAGAAGCGCACGAAGGATGCGGCACCTCGCGCGATCGGCCGCAGGCGAGCCGGATGAAGCAATCCAAGCGATCCCGGCCCGGTC carries:
- a CDS encoding periplasmic nitrate reductase, NapE protein, which produces MAEQPAARIEPLGRSTPAQPSRTREILTFLVLAVLIWPFIAIGVVAGWGFLVWIYYAFTGPPGPV